A genomic window from Thalassoroseus pseudoceratinae includes:
- a CDS encoding phage integrase SAM-like domain-containing protein — protein sequence MAAPHRSGEIAAYPHPDDVTLSEFLTSHIESRTELKPGAQRMLWQVYRDLLAFFGDRTLLSSITRDDTNKFRDYLAGERKLADATVQRAYRRAAGFFNAAVSERLLEDNPFTPEGFTKIVHKGDLCRQCGGIRKPKPDEFYRISDNSECTLRHFFETVYYPRRLEHRSKKSTERMQTSLNQLAVFHGAEVRFTNLSDDLLERFALWLHGQGKSPATANISLRNILAVWRFAWKKRKVDELPRDVEMLPTPKRLPQCWTIEEFGQLLEAADNCKGSIEGIPANRWWRALLLTLYDTGLRLTATLHLKPANVDLVTGWLRVPADHQKQKAEQLFRLHGETVTALAAVVNFTSESLFPVPWQLSTRMAQRWCCRELRGLLESAALPHGQRDLFHKIRRTSASYLAREQGIAAATHHLGHSSQATTKAYLDPRITNTIHAADVLPRPAPPSSVQKTHRDAG from the coding sequence ATGGCTGCACCCCATCGTAGCGGCGAGATCGCCGCGTATCCACATCCTGACGATGTGACCCTCTCCGAATTTCTCACTTCTCACATCGAAAGCCGAACGGAACTCAAGCCCGGCGCGCAGCGGATGTTGTGGCAGGTGTACCGTGACTTGCTCGCATTCTTCGGCGACAGAACGCTGCTCAGTTCGATCACCCGGGATGACACGAATAAGTTCCGCGACTATCTGGCGGGCGAACGCAAGCTGGCCGACGCGACCGTCCAACGTGCTTATCGGCGAGCGGCGGGATTCTTCAACGCGGCCGTATCTGAGCGACTTCTCGAGGACAACCCTTTCACGCCGGAAGGCTTTACCAAGATTGTTCACAAAGGCGACCTCTGCCGCCAGTGCGGTGGGATCAGGAAACCGAAACCCGATGAGTTCTATCGCATCTCAGACAACTCCGAATGCACTCTCCGGCACTTCTTCGAAACGGTCTACTATCCGCGGCGGCTGGAACATCGGTCCAAGAAGTCAACCGAACGAATGCAGACTTCGTTGAATCAACTGGCTGTGTTTCACGGCGCGGAAGTTCGTTTCACAAATCTCTCTGACGATCTGCTGGAGCGATTCGCGTTGTGGCTACACGGACAAGGCAAGTCGCCGGCGACGGCCAACATCTCACTGCGAAACATCCTGGCGGTCTGGCGTTTCGCTTGGAAGAAACGGAAGGTCGACGAACTTCCCCGGGATGTTGAAATGCTGCCGACGCCGAAACGCCTTCCCCAGTGTTGGACGATCGAGGAGTTCGGGCAATTGCTGGAGGCTGCGGACAATTGCAAAGGCTCCATCGAAGGCATTCCCGCGAATCGTTGGTGGCGGGCGTTACTGCTGACACTCTATGACACTGGTTTGCGTCTGACGGCTACGCTGCACCTAAAACCTGCCAACGTGGATTTGGTCACGGGATGGTTGCGGGTTCCTGCAGATCATCAAAAACAGAAGGCCGAACAGCTCTTCCGTCTGCATGGTGAAACCGTCACGGCATTGGCGGCGGTGGTCAACTTCACCTCCGAGTCCTTGTTTCCGGTTCCCTGGCAGCTCAGCACTCGAATGGCTCAGCGTTGGTGCTGTCGGGAACTTCGAGGGCTCTTGGAATCCGCTGCGCTCCCGCACGGGCAACGCGACTTGTTCCATAAAATCCGTCGGACCAGTGCCAGTTATTTGGCGAGAGAACAAGGGATCGCCGCCGCGACCCATCATTTGGGGCATTCATCGCAAGCGACGACGAAAGCGTATCTCGATCCGAGAATCACGAACACTATCCACGCCGCAGATGTGTTACCGCGGCCTGCGCCGCCGTCTTCGGTTCAGAAAACCCACCGGGACGCCGGTTAG
- the vsr gene encoding DNA mismatch endonuclease Vsr yields the protein MTDNLTPAQRSHCVSRVKGCDTKLECRVRSALHAEDFRFRKHVRSLPGRPDVVFPTEKVAVSIDGDFWHGWRFPKWEDSLSEFWRKKIAQTRVRDRRNFRRLRADGSCVIRIWEQ from the coding sequence ATGACTGACAACTTGACGCCCGCGCAACGAAGCCACTGTGTGTCCCGCGTGAAGGGATGCGACACGAAACTGGAATGCCGTGTCCGCTCGGCACTCCACGCCGAAGACTTCCGTTTTCGCAAACACGTTCGCAGTCTTCCAGGTCGGCCGGATGTAGTTTTCCCAACAGAAAAGGTCGCCGTATCCATCGACGGCGACTTCTGGCACGGATGGCGTTTCCCGAAATGGGAAGATTCTCTGTCGGAATTTTGGCGAAAGAAAATCGCCCAGACCCGGGTACGTGACCGTCGTAACTTTCGGCGTCTGCGGGCCGACGGGTCGTGTGTGATCCGTATCTGGGAACAGTAA
- a CDS encoding DNA cytosine methyltransferase yields the protein MNDSLKCVGAELPACNQRWPTAVDLYSGCGGTTLGLRNARFRVVAGIENDPLAVETFKENHRTVKVWADDIRDVDPSAVLDAVGLQPRELDLLSGCPPCQAFSSLKRLNGGKRLYEKANKDLVFEIVRFARIMQPRVVMIENVPHLRRDYRFSRVRRELKELGYYGQPKVVNAAEFGVPQRRRRVILIASRIGTIRFPEPNQSKVPCTVRSTIASLSEAGRSGDALHDLPEVRSEKIARLIAMIPRDGGSRMDAGDEHQLACHRRCNGFKDVYGRMAWDDVAPTITGGCVNPSKGRFLHPEADRTITLREAALLQSFPLTYWFSLKRGKFAAAQMIGNAFPPALVAAHARQIRKHLKSGPA from the coding sequence GTGAACGATTCACTGAAATGTGTGGGCGCAGAGCTTCCGGCGTGCAATCAACGCTGGCCGACTGCCGTGGATTTATATAGCGGATGTGGCGGTACCACACTGGGCTTGCGCAATGCGAGGTTCCGAGTAGTTGCTGGCATCGAGAACGATCCATTGGCCGTTGAGACCTTCAAAGAAAATCACCGGACGGTCAAAGTGTGGGCCGACGATATCCGCGATGTCGATCCGAGCGCCGTACTTGATGCCGTTGGCCTACAACCGCGCGAGCTAGACCTACTCAGCGGATGCCCGCCGTGCCAAGCATTTTCTAGCCTGAAGCGACTTAACGGTGGGAAGCGACTATATGAAAAGGCAAATAAAGACCTTGTTTTCGAGATCGTAAGGTTTGCTCGCATTATGCAACCGCGGGTTGTGATGATTGAGAATGTACCTCACCTACGACGTGACTATCGCTTTTCCCGCGTCCGTCGAGAATTGAAAGAACTTGGTTACTACGGTCAACCAAAGGTTGTAAACGCGGCTGAATTCGGTGTTCCTCAACGACGACGACGCGTGATTTTAATCGCTAGTCGCATCGGTACGATTAGATTTCCCGAACCCAATCAATCGAAAGTGCCCTGCACCGTTCGAAGCACAATCGCATCGTTAAGTGAAGCGGGTCGTTCGGGTGATGCTCTGCATGACCTTCCGGAAGTACGTAGCGAAAAAATCGCTCGGCTGATTGCAATGATACCTCGCGATGGTGGGAGCCGGATGGATGCAGGCGACGAGCATCAACTAGCCTGCCACCGCCGATGCAATGGCTTTAAAGATGTCTACGGCCGAATGGCATGGGATGATGTTGCCCCAACAATCACCGGCGGCTGCGTGAATCCCTCGAAAGGGCGTTTTCTGCATCCAGAGGCCGACCGTACGATAACGTTGCGTGAAGCAGCATTGTTGCAGAGTTTTCCACTTACATATTGGTTTTCGTTGAAGCGAGGAAAATTCGCGGCTGCTCAGATGATCGGCAACGCCTTTCCACCGGCGCTCGTCGCCGCACATGCACGACAAATTCGGAAACATCTGAAATCCGGTCCGGCATGA
- a CDS encoding ATP-binding protein — protein MKILGRTIEHLGTQMYKHRAPSIAELIANCWDAGAKNVRVTIPSESDYSQLDSIIEVLDDGEGMNAATIEDSYLVVGRNRRAEGGDISHGRKVMGRKGIGKLAGFGLASRVIITTWTSNMANAIRFEMPLESLRTVDGEAEDIEFRWSEAPRREGWPESGTCIELSGLRHTTPIDIESLRVTLARRFSRTTRGEMQVQINAEPLSDPEIPTMHEFPDDGEFQEEELPGGEIVRYRYAFAERAIRSAESQGFAIYAHGRTAQAPPFFFRVESTASSQHSTRYLHGEIIADYLDDLETDLISTDRQELDWEKEELRPLRVWGEALTRRLLVECGEMMGGKLQQWILNDSEFAPRLAMLDPSNKRQISSFLKVLGQKSDRDDNRTRELASSLIRAYEFRTFHDVIEDIQDASDDPDRLEETLARLHDWKVLESRAILEIVKGRLGIIDKLHRMIIGNAPETASKLSYDNLHDLLAQYPWLFDPDWQVFTEEKHVGAQLREWGRRDCPEEMKLKRVDFLAFEKDTTNLIIIEMKRPGVAVSFPELRRLEDYQIELMRAHENCQRVLVYGGKIDVPKVKWDEYLKQETFKVLTWTELFRRAKMFYEHYRAVLEGDFENSYFLAKQKEVARTRHILETDSSHRSAEDRAGGVGESDP, from the coding sequence ATGAAGATTCTTGGCCGAACGATTGAACACTTAGGCACGCAGATGTACAAGCATCGCGCTCCTTCAATCGCCGAGTTGATTGCAAACTGCTGGGACGCTGGAGCAAAAAATGTCCGGGTGACAATACCGTCAGAGAGTGATTACTCGCAGTTGGATAGCATCATTGAGGTGCTCGATGACGGTGAGGGCATGAACGCCGCGACGATCGAAGATAGTTACTTAGTTGTTGGCCGGAATCGTCGTGCGGAGGGGGGAGACATAAGCCACGGCCGCAAAGTGATGGGACGAAAAGGCATTGGTAAACTGGCGGGATTCGGGCTGGCGTCCCGTGTAATTATTACCACCTGGACTTCCAATATGGCAAACGCAATCCGATTCGAAATGCCGTTGGAAAGTTTACGAACGGTCGACGGTGAGGCAGAAGATATTGAGTTTCGGTGGAGTGAAGCACCACGACGAGAGGGATGGCCGGAGTCAGGCACATGCATCGAGCTTTCCGGTTTGAGACATACAACTCCGATCGATATTGAGTCATTGCGCGTGACGCTTGCACGGAGATTCTCTCGAACTACTCGGGGCGAGATGCAGGTTCAAATCAACGCAGAACCACTATCAGATCCCGAAATACCGACAATGCACGAATTCCCAGATGACGGCGAATTTCAGGAGGAAGAATTACCTGGCGGCGAGATTGTCAGGTACCGTTACGCCTTCGCTGAGCGTGCAATACGATCAGCTGAGTCACAAGGCTTCGCAATATACGCGCATGGGCGAACCGCTCAAGCACCGCCGTTTTTTTTTCGAGTCGAATCCACTGCGTCTTCTCAACACTCAACCCGCTATCTTCATGGAGAGATCATTGCCGATTATCTCGACGACCTTGAAACCGACCTCATTTCTACGGATCGCCAGGAATTGGATTGGGAAAAGGAAGAATTGCGACCGCTACGTGTTTGGGGAGAAGCTTTGACTCGACGGCTGCTCGTTGAATGCGGTGAAATGATGGGGGGGAAACTACAGCAGTGGATCCTAAACGACTCTGAATTCGCACCTCGACTTGCGATGCTCGACCCAAGTAATAAGAGACAAATCAGCAGCTTTCTAAAAGTGCTGGGACAAAAGTCAGACCGAGATGACAACCGGACACGAGAATTAGCCAGTTCGTTGATCAGGGCTTACGAGTTCCGAACCTTCCATGATGTGATTGAAGACATTCAAGACGCTAGCGATGATCCAGACCGACTCGAGGAAACACTCGCCCGTTTGCACGATTGGAAAGTTCTTGAAAGCAGGGCCATTTTGGAAATCGTAAAGGGGCGACTGGGCATCATTGATAAACTCCACCGAATGATAATCGGCAATGCACCCGAAACAGCGTCAAAACTGAGTTACGACAATTTGCACGACTTGCTCGCACAATATCCTTGGCTGTTCGACCCAGATTGGCAGGTTTTCACAGAGGAGAAACATGTGGGAGCGCAGCTCCGAGAGTGGGGTCGGCGGGATTGCCCTGAAGAAATGAAACTGAAACGAGTAGACTTCTTGGCTTTTGAGAAGGACACAACGAATTTAATCATTATCGAAATGAAACGTCCCGGAGTCGCGGTCTCGTTCCCGGAACTGCGAAGACTGGAGGACTATCAAATTGAACTGATGCGTGCTCACGAGAATTGCCAAAGGGTTTTGGTTTACGGAGGGAAAATAGATGTCCCTAAAGTGAAATGGGATGAGTATCTGAAACAGGAGACCTTCAAAGTACTGACCTGGACCGAGTTGTTCCGTAGAGCGAAAATGTTTTACGAACATTATCGTGCAGTCTTAGAGGGTGACTTTGAAAACTCTTACTTCCTAGCCAAGCAAAAGGAAGTAGCAAGGACACGTCACATCTTAGAAACTGATTCTTCGCATCGTTCGGCAGAGGATCGGGCAGGCGGAGTTGGGGAGTCGGATCCGTGA
- a CDS encoding helix-turn-helix domain-containing protein, which translates to MQTRQKLSENAKLVLVAVQARAAVIPKRWVEVCRVTREFREIQQAGFSMRDHRRFGIRYDLADWLNRPPSHSETVSFSRTLKRLEADGLLRRVNCCSTERRFRTTHVRLTEAGCELAKQLFAETISTETPPPDVG; encoded by the coding sequence ATGCAAACGCGGCAGAAACTCAGCGAGAACGCCAAGCTCGTTTTGGTTGCGGTTCAAGCACGAGCTGCAGTCATTCCGAAGCGATGGGTGGAGGTTTGCCGAGTCACGCGAGAATTCCGGGAGATTCAGCAAGCCGGATTTTCGATGCGCGACCACCGACGGTTCGGGATTCGCTACGATCTGGCTGACTGGTTGAATCGACCGCCGAGTCACTCGGAAACGGTTTCGTTTAGCCGAACGTTGAAACGCCTCGAAGCCGACGGTCTGTTGCGTCGTGTAAATTGTTGCTCAACCGAACGCCGGTTCCGGACGACACACGTCCGATTGACCGAAGCCGGCTGCGAGTTGGCCAAGCAGTTGTTCGCCGAAACCATATCAACCGAAACGCCGCCGCCCGATGTTGGGTAG
- a CDS encoding SulP family inorganic anion transporter produces MFDLSAARQAGVKDEILSGLTVALALVPEAVAFALIAGVSPLTGLYAAFTVGLITSIFGGRPGMISGATGAMAVVVVTLVKDHGVDYLFPAVVLAGLIQICVGLARLGKFVRLVPHSVMLGFVNGLAIVIFMAQLPNFQVTTAVVSESGQTVATETSWMTGTPLVIMLSLVGLTMLIIYGLPRITRAIPASLAAILSVSLIAGFALPMFGLETPTVRDLAGSIKGGFPKFQFPSGDMTWATLFSQETLLLILPYSLILAGVGLIESLMTLTLIDEITETRGRGNRECIGQGMANVVTGMFGGMGGCAMIGQSLINVNSGGRRRLSGIVAAVFLLMFVMFLSPLIERIPMAALVGVMFAVAIGTFEWATVRTWRKIPASDVLVTVIVTGVTVFAHNLALAVLIGVIVSALVFAWQHATHLSAAVQTTDNGAKQYQLHGPLFFASVASFRDLFDPANDPEEVIIDFYFTRVYDQSALEAIHAVAERYDRMNKRLRLQHLSPECRTLLQRVQKFIEVNISEDPHYHVSTDQAI; encoded by the coding sequence ATGTTTGATTTGTCTGCAGCCCGCCAAGCGGGTGTCAAAGATGAAATTCTGTCCGGCCTGACCGTGGCGTTGGCGTTGGTGCCGGAAGCCGTTGCCTTTGCATTGATCGCCGGGGTTTCACCGTTAACCGGTCTCTACGCAGCCTTCACCGTTGGTTTGATTACTTCGATTTTCGGCGGCCGGCCCGGCATGATCTCTGGTGCCACGGGGGCGATGGCTGTTGTGGTGGTCACATTGGTGAAAGATCACGGTGTCGATTACCTGTTCCCGGCCGTGGTATTGGCCGGGCTCATTCAGATTTGCGTTGGTCTTGCACGTCTTGGGAAGTTTGTGCGTCTGGTGCCACACTCCGTGATGCTCGGCTTTGTCAACGGATTAGCCATTGTGATCTTCATGGCTCAACTCCCGAACTTTCAGGTCACAACGGCTGTTGTTAGTGAAAGCGGTCAAACGGTCGCGACGGAGACATCTTGGATGACGGGAACTCCACTGGTGATTATGCTGAGTCTGGTCGGTCTCACAATGCTGATCATCTACGGATTGCCACGCATCACGCGGGCCATTCCCGCATCGCTTGCGGCGATTCTCTCCGTATCGCTGATTGCCGGATTTGCACTGCCAATGTTCGGATTGGAAACGCCCACCGTGCGTGACTTGGCTGGCTCCATCAAAGGTGGTTTTCCCAAGTTTCAGTTCCCAAGTGGCGACATGACATGGGCTACTCTGTTCAGCCAAGAGACATTGCTCCTTATTCTTCCGTACTCGTTGATTCTTGCCGGTGTTGGCCTGATTGAATCATTGATGACGCTCACCCTGATCGACGAAATCACCGAAACCCGCGGGCGTGGCAATCGGGAGTGTATCGGGCAGGGGATGGCGAACGTGGTCACGGGTATGTTTGGCGGGATGGGCGGATGTGCCATGATTGGTCAAAGCCTGATTAACGTCAATTCCGGTGGTCGGCGGCGACTGTCCGGCATTGTGGCGGCGGTCTTCTTGCTGATGTTCGTGATGTTTCTTTCTCCGCTCATCGAGCGAATCCCAATGGCCGCGCTTGTCGGTGTGATGTTCGCCGTGGCAATCGGAACCTTTGAATGGGCGACTGTTCGCACGTGGCGAAAGATTCCCGCGAGTGACGTCCTCGTGACGGTGATCGTGACAGGCGTGACCGTGTTTGCCCATAACCTCGCCTTGGCAGTATTGATTGGCGTGATTGTTTCGGCTCTTGTTTTCGCCTGGCAGCATGCCACACATTTGAGTGCAGCCGTCCAAACGACCGACAACGGTGCGAAACAATACCAGTTGCACGGCCCGTTGTTCTTCGCATCAGTCGCGAGTTTTCGTGACTTGTTCGACCCCGCCAATGACCCTGAGGAAGTTATCATCGACTTCTATTTTACGCGGGTCTACGACCAATCGGCACTCGAAGCCATTCACGCGGTTGCCGAACGATATGACCGAATGAACAAACGATTGCGGCTACAACATCTCAGCCCGGAATGCCGCACACTCTTGCAACGCGTGCAGAAGTTCATCGAGGTCAACATCTCCGAAGATCCGCACTATCACGTTTCAACCGATCAAGCGATTTGA
- a CDS encoding DUF58 domain-containing protein: protein MMPRGFLLALFAIAGVPLVVGIFKPVLISAGVLLTMSVLAVAVIDLLISPRLNRITVEREAAEVFSVGATNAVTLWFRNSNRFSVFLEVHDEPPAPCDTIDLPFSVRLRSERTQSVVYHIRPHRRGPNHFGSVFLRLRSQLRLWTIQEERQLPQTVRIFPDIRAVHGVELLARQNRLSQAGVRLSRLRGRGTDFDRLREYRRGDEYRTIDWKATSKQRELISREYVVEKNQTIIFLLDSGRSMCNESEGITHFDRALNAAILLSYVALRQGDSVGMLVCGRKPDRWVPLLRGATAIQSLVRQTYDLTPTLDATDYTQMVQQLRLRHRRRALVVLLTHSLDEVHMKSVATALRQLKTPHLVLGAFLRNVPLYERLDTQPETGVEAFQIAAAAEMIAAQTQQVARLEHAGLKVVDCLPEDLSSSLINQYLDIKARHLL from the coding sequence ATGATGCCCCGCGGATTCTTATTGGCCTTGTTCGCGATCGCGGGGGTGCCGCTGGTTGTGGGAATTTTCAAGCCCGTGTTGATCTCAGCGGGCGTGCTATTGACGATGTCGGTCCTCGCCGTTGCGGTGATCGATTTATTGATCTCGCCTCGGTTGAATCGCATTACCGTTGAGCGTGAGGCGGCCGAAGTCTTCAGCGTAGGGGCGACCAACGCGGTGACATTGTGGTTTCGGAATTCCAATCGCTTTTCGGTCTTCCTCGAAGTTCACGACGAGCCCCCTGCTCCATGTGACACCATTGATCTGCCGTTCTCCGTGCGCTTGCGTTCCGAACGCACGCAGAGCGTTGTTTACCATATCCGTCCGCATCGTCGCGGCCCGAATCACTTTGGCTCGGTGTTTTTGCGGCTTCGCAGTCAACTCCGATTGTGGACGATCCAAGAAGAACGCCAACTCCCACAAACGGTGCGAATCTTCCCAGACATCCGCGCGGTCCACGGCGTGGAACTTCTCGCGAGACAAAACCGACTTTCGCAAGCGGGGGTGCGATTGTCCCGGTTGCGTGGTCGTGGGACTGATTTCGATCGGCTTCGCGAGTACCGTCGTGGCGACGAATACCGCACGATCGATTGGAAAGCAACTTCCAAGCAACGGGAGTTGATCAGCCGTGAGTACGTTGTCGAGAAGAATCAGACGATCATTTTTCTGCTCGATAGCGGCCGTTCCATGTGCAACGAGTCTGAAGGCATCACGCACTTCGATCGAGCGTTGAATGCCGCGATTCTGCTGAGTTACGTGGCTCTTCGACAAGGCGATTCGGTCGGCATGCTGGTTTGCGGACGCAAGCCGGATCGTTGGGTGCCGCTCTTGCGAGGAGCGACGGCGATTCAATCACTTGTCCGGCAAACCTACGATCTCACGCCGACACTCGACGCCACCGATTACACGCAGATGGTTCAGCAACTTCGGTTGCGTCACCGTCGTCGTGCATTAGTTGTTCTGTTGACGCATTCGCTCGACGAGGTCCACATGAAATCGGTTGCAACGGCACTGCGGCAACTAAAAACACCGCATCTTGTGCTCGGTGCGTTCCTGCGAAACGTTCCGCTCTATGAACGCCTCGATACCCAGCCGGAAACCGGTGTGGAAGCCTTTCAGATTGCCGCTGCCGCCGAAATGATCGCCGCCCAAACGCAGCAAGTCGCTCGGCTCGAGCATGCTGGTCTAAAGGTCGTCGACTGTCTACCCGAAGACCTCTCCTCGAGCCTCATCAATCAATACCTCGACATCAAAGCGAGACACTTGTTGTAG
- a CDS encoding AAA family ATPase translates to MHIGQIETIFDRALAEVGKVMVGQDELIEATLVGLFCEGNILIEGVPGLGKTLLVNTLSRVLSCEFCRIQFTPDLMPSDITGHSVYEMNSGEFHFNRGPIFTNLLLADEINRAPAKTQSALLEAMQERQVTVDGTTYRLEPPFITISTQNPLEQEGTYPLPEAQLDRFMFKLLVDYPSEDQEADILGHYAAGRDTRNLDLFDVTTVLQASDIPEVQSVCREVIVEPSIIRYITALVSRTRRWHAVEVGASPRAGVNMLIAGRALAACRGRDFVVPDDIKQLAPWVLRHRLRLRPDVEIEGVGVDDVIQEILDSVEAPRQ, encoded by the coding sequence ATGCATATTGGACAGATTGAAACCATCTTCGACCGCGCGTTGGCCGAAGTGGGCAAGGTCATGGTCGGCCAAGATGAATTGATCGAAGCGACCTTGGTTGGATTGTTTTGCGAAGGCAACATCCTGATCGAAGGCGTGCCCGGTCTTGGGAAGACGCTGCTCGTCAACACCTTGAGTCGTGTGTTGTCCTGCGAATTCTGCCGAATCCAGTTCACTCCGGACCTGATGCCATCCGACATTACCGGGCATTCGGTCTACGAGATGAATTCGGGCGAGTTCCATTTCAACCGCGGGCCGATTTTCACAAATCTGCTGCTGGCGGATGAAATCAACCGTGCGCCGGCGAAAACGCAGTCCGCATTGCTCGAAGCGATGCAGGAACGACAAGTCACGGTCGATGGGACAACATACCGTTTGGAACCGCCTTTCATCACGATTTCCACTCAGAACCCCTTGGAGCAAGAAGGAACGTATCCACTGCCGGAAGCCCAGTTGGATCGCTTCATGTTCAAGCTCTTGGTTGATTACCCCAGCGAGGACCAAGAAGCCGACATTCTCGGCCACTACGCTGCCGGACGCGACACACGCAACTTGGATCTGTTCGACGTGACGACCGTCCTCCAAGCCAGCGACATTCCCGAAGTGCAGTCCGTCTGTCGTGAGGTGATTGTTGAACCGTCGATCATTCGATACATCACTGCTTTGGTCAGTCGCACACGGCGTTGGCATGCTGTCGAAGTCGGTGCAAGCCCGCGAGCCGGTGTGAACATGCTCATCGCGGGGCGCGCGCTTGCGGCTTGCCGTGGACGAGATTTCGTGGTTCCCGACGACATCAAACAACTCGCGCCCTGGGTTCTGCGACATCGTTTGCGACTCCGACCCGATGTAGAAATCGAGGGCGTCGGCGTGGATGATGTGATCCAAGAAATTCTGGACAGTGTGGAAGCGCCAAGGCAATAA
- a CDS encoding FHA domain-containing protein, producing MRVRLYRQNGSRQFQRVVLDRFPAVLGSSDDAEHIGDALDGHHCEMAIEDDTLRVRDLESMGGTFVNDQKVCEAPLLPGDRLRLGEVEFVISYERLTVQRPRDILYHG from the coding sequence ATGCGCGTCCGCTTGTATCGACAGAACGGCTCCCGTCAATTTCAGCGTGTGGTCCTTGATCGCTTTCCGGCCGTCCTCGGAAGTTCCGACGACGCCGAACACATCGGCGATGCCTTAGACGGACATCACTGCGAAATGGCCATCGAAGACGACACCCTGCGTGTCCGTGACTTGGAATCGATGGGGGGAACCTTCGTCAACGATCAGAAAGTTTGTGAAGCCCCCTTGTTGCCCGGCGATCGGTTGCGGCTGGGAGAGGTTGAGTTCGTAATTTCCTACGAACGCCTCACAGTGCAACGTCCTCGCGACATCCTCTATCACGGTTGA
- a CDS encoding AAA family ATPase, which produces MSTAASTEDWTFEELRDQAEEIRGRLNRLRTSLGRFLVQKQSLIDLMVVSAVAQEPLLIVGPPGTAKSDLILKFKDAIGLPEDDYFEYMLTRFTEPSEIVGPIDINKLREGRYIRREQGKLPTARLAFLDEIFKSNSAILNILLTIINEKKFYQDGKPQPVNLRILFAATNEVPEHGELSALKDRFVLKAESLSVADDHFTALIDAGLDAEVHRSLNQRPWMEGHATLEDILKAGRYLTYLFGQREHASQGEPRNDRQLFFPDDVFREYQRLVKTLVREDRLFISDRKLVKLYKLLRVRAWLMHGGTVNRDDLQLLTYLGETHQEMALLREKVPTLLGL; this is translated from the coding sequence ATGAGCACAGCAGCGTCGACGGAAGATTGGACCTTTGAAGAACTTCGCGACCAAGCCGAAGAAATTCGCGGGCGACTCAATCGGTTGCGGACCAGTTTGGGACGGTTTCTGGTTCAGAAGCAATCGTTGATCGATCTGATGGTGGTTTCCGCCGTCGCTCAGGAACCGTTGCTCATCGTCGGTCCGCCTGGAACGGCGAAGAGCGATTTAATCTTGAAGTTCAAGGATGCAATCGGTTTGCCGGAAGACGATTATTTCGAGTACATGCTCACCCGGTTCACCGAGCCAAGTGAAATCGTCGGACCGATCGACATCAACAAGCTCCGCGAGGGGCGGTACATCCGGCGTGAACAAGGCAAGTTGCCAACGGCTCGGCTGGCATTCTTGGACGAGATTTTCAAATCGAACTCGGCGATTTTGAATATCTTGTTGACCATCATCAACGAGAAGAAGTTCTACCAAGACGGGAAACCGCAGCCGGTCAATTTGCGAATCCTGTTCGCCGCGACCAACGAGGTTCCAGAGCATGGTGAGTTGTCGGCCCTCAAAGACCGTTTCGTGTTGAAGGCGGAAAGTCTATCCGTCGCGGATGACCACTTCACCGCGTTGATCGATGCCGGCTTGGACGCTGAAGTGCATCGTTCACTCAATCAACGCCCATGGATGGAAGGGCACGCGACGCTGGAAGACATTCTGAAGGCCGGGCGGTATCTGACTTACCTATTTGGTCAGCGAGAGCATGCCAGCCAAGGCGAACCGCGGAACGACCGCCAATTGTTTTTCCCGGACGATGTCTTTCGGGAATATCAACGGCTCGTGAAAACGCTCGTTCGGGAGGACCGGCTGTTCATCAGCGATCGCAAGTTGGTCAAGCTCTATAAGTTACTTCGTGTGCGGGCATGGCTGATGCATGGTGGAACCGTCAATCGCGACGATCTCCAACTTCTTACCTACCTGGGTGAAACACACCAGGAGATGGCCCTGTTACGGGAGAAGGTGCCGACGCTGTTGGGGCTGTGA